The nucleotide window caatgcttggcatccgtgcgcagctttcttgctagctgactagccccctcaagttcaagttcagtctcatctcatctcctctagccgctttatccttctacagggtcgcaggcaagctggagcctatcccagctgactacgggcgaaaggcggggtacaccctggacaagtcaccaggtcatcacagggctgacacatagacacagacaaccattcacactcacggtcaatttagagtcaccagttaacctaacctgcatgtctttggactgtgggggaaaccggagcacccggaggaaacccacgcggacacggggagaacatgcaaactccacacagaaaggccctcgccggccctggggctcgaacccaggaccttcttgctgtgaggcgacagcgctaaccactacaccaccgtgccgccttcaagttcagtcactcaaataaacgaaatttctggaactaagatagcaaacttgacaacactatatttacactttatttacaatgaaaatatatacaaactaaaaaagctggtagaaaccgtatgtaatgaatgaaatcgaaatgtaagccgatctcttacaatacaccacagcacttgtgaatcagcatgggactgaactgatgttgccagatactgctgatgttatccaggccaaaatatgttcaaaacccgccaaaatgcacttaaaaccgcccacaatctggcaacactgtaccgctgcctgtctatagttgaaatgagctgtcaatcaacgaaaatatccggccgctttcaccaatcaccagtctcctcgcggaaactgccatgtccctcccatgtgaggctcggagtccgtgggcgggcattttcgcagtatttgtccaataactgtcttgcattttgagattgaaaatcacagagctcccaaatgccgttgaagtccactgaggctgggagtccgtgagactccgtgggcgggcattttcacagtatttgtccaataaccatcttgcattttgagattgacaagcacatagctcccaatccactgaggctgggctgcatcgcgctgtcacgagggggaaaaactcacgcgcacattaggcaaactggggaaagttataacggaatgattttgcactgtagtgggttgagcacatatagttctatgattctggatgtgaaatagcaatgttataaggtcagctataacataagcctagcacaattcatcctacacgatgttcgtcatttttagaggaggctgagcctccctcgttgtcttagagcaatcgcccgtgctctatatccatggctgaagtgcccttgagcaaaactTTGTGCACTGTacacgtgacaaataaaggcttaagATTCCCCAAATAAAGAAGTTCATGAACAACAGTTTTTGCATCTTTCATATTACTTAGAAGCCCACAAAGATCAGTGATGTTGCAATGAGGAAATAACGCAATTTTAGTTCAATTAACTAATGTCAGAAAAGTTACCAAAATTGCAAAGAAACTGGGAAGAATATAGGTATCTAGCAAGACTTAATCAGAACATACACGGTAAAATCGCCCATGTAACAGCTCATGATTAAATATGAAGCCTACCACCATACTTCAGGAAATATTGGGGCATTAAAAAATATAGAAGTGTAAGCAATGTCAGCATGgtgtgtgaattctggctctgaaagttcctcaaactcagctacatcactccagttcTCAGTAGGACTGTTTTCATATTCTGTGATATTACTTggttctatttcccaaaatataatcCAGTTTAATATTATCCACAGCTACTGAGGATGTTATACTGTAAATGCATCATGCAGCACACACCACATGCTTTTGTTCATGAATGTGGCCTTTGTTTGTTAGCTTCATGTTTGACTGCTCGCTCATGACTGCAAGAAAGTTCATGAAATCCTCCAGTTTATGTGACTTTTTTTGTTGCAGTCCATGGAATCCCTTTCTGTCCTGATGCACAACTGTAGCCTCAATGAGACCATGTGAAACTTTCTGGCAACCTTTCAAAAAAAAACCCGCGATGGCAATGAACCTCCTATTCACATCTGTATTTGTATCTATCTATTAGAaacattatctgttcattctgaatTACATTCATAGTAATGCAATAAATTATCACAAATAAATGAGGTCTTATCACCTGAGAAAAGGAAAGATGAGACTGCAGTACTGTAAGTTGTTAGTACATTTACTGTAAATATTACTTACTGTatatgtcagtcctgcgcgccttggcgtgtgcacctgaaggcacgcctcggGCTGCACGCGCGCCGAACGAGCTCCAGCTTGCGCGCCATGAACAAGGGCGCACCTGTCCTCAATCAGTGAACTAAGTGTTGGGCaaagacgatgcgaagtattacaccgcgtTCAGTGTGCATTGCAGAGCCTTGTTTCCCGTTTTTGTGATCTTCCTGGTTCCTCGACTCTTGTTCCCGATTCTAGTTCTCGTTCTCGTTTTGCCTCCAAAATATCCTGTTTGCGCTTCGattgaccctttgcctgttttcacatttatgaccttgcctgccgatttagattgtttgttgttgtgtgtgttttctgaACTTTATGTATATAGATCGCACTGTATTATAATAAACAATTTTGCGTTTACATCTGCCTCTCTCGCGCACCTGACAGTATGCATTACCTAGCTGACAATTCAGCTCCAAAAAAAAAGACCACGCACACACTCAGTTAACTGGGTTTTAGATAGTTGTTTATAATAAACTCTGTGTGTTGATCAGAAAAAGTTcatattcaataataataataataataataataataataataatctcctttTCCTGATTCAAAGCTTGAGATTTATTTATACTCTCCAAATGCTTATAATGTTTCAAATTTATGTTATTCTAATACCagcttatttaataataattattattattaaactggtTTTATatggggcggcaaggtggtgtagtggttagcactgttgcctcacaacaagaaggttctgggttcgagccccgtggctggcggggacctttctgtgtggagtttgcatgttctccccgtgtccgcgtgggtttcctccggtttcccttacagcccaaagacatgcaggttaggctaactggtggctctaaattgaccgtgagtgtgaatggttgtgtgtttctatgtgtcagccctgcgatgacctggtgacttgtccagggtgtaccccgcctttcacccgtagtcagctgggataggctccagcttgcctgcgaccttgcacaggCTAAGCGggtaaagataatggatggatggttttataTGTCTTTTTTAGTCCTGCAatagactggcaacctgcccagggtgtaccccacatcTCATCTGAAGTTAGCTGGGACTGACTCCAGGTCCCCccacgaccctgatggataagtcagGGATggatgatagatggatggatgtctttTTTGTGTCAAAAAAACCTCAATGGATCTGTCCAGCTTATTTCAAAACAGCTGTTAGTGAAAGAAAAGCttgatttaatttattttcttcTGTAACATGTCAAGCAAAACATCTTAAAGGATAATTTACCTAAGAGACAGCTGTTATTACAAGGTATGGTCAGCCTATAACACCTTAAGGCGAGTGTAAGTGAGAGTTTTCTGAAGTAACAGGAAACATGATTGATAGCTAGGTAGAGAAGCCTGCTTGTCCTGATTGTGTTGGACGTCTAGTTTACAGTTTTAGCTTGAGGCACAACAGAGACCAGAGTTCCTCCTCTGAGTGAGGAAAAGAATGAAAAGGAGCAACATGACAGATATAAATGTTTtctctcatttattttcacaacaTCGTGTGTTGCATACACATAGATCGAAAAATAGTTTAAAAGAAATTAGATTATAAAGAGTTAACTATTTGCATATCGTCAGTCACACGAATACACACGACGTGCTTGGTTATCCAGCGGCTCACACCCTATTCCAtgaagcatgactgtaagtgatTACTGATTAACTGATGGTGGCTCacaatgggcctcatttatcatgtTGAATACAAACAAGCTTACGCTCAATTTTTTTTACAGAGTATTCACATGAAATACAGCATTCATGAAAATCCAGTTAGTTTAGCTTCTGAGTTTATGTAAATAAGGAGACTCAGAAATCTCAACCTCGATTGGTTAGCTTCAAATCGTATAATTAACGAGTTATTGTAATTGTCATGACCTGAACTGAAAGTGGTGCAAAAGAATCCATAAATTAACATAAATTAGACTTGCCATTTAATTAGGACAAAATAAAATGGTACCCTATAAAAGGAGGAATAATGAGTATGTGTCGAGAGAGATgcgctgcagtggctgagctgcattactggaataTTCGGCGTTTAGTTGCCATTTTGTCGTTTTCAGCTCTCTGTGAGCTTTGCCTTTATGGTGTTTGGTGTGTGGCTAAATATAAATCAGCACTTGGTAATTTACAGCTTTTTGCCATTGATTAACATGTGCATGTGAGTATGAAGAAAATCAGGGAAACTTTTGTACATCTGGTGGGAATTTTTAGTTCGGTTTGGCCTAAGAAAAAAATTACTCACAACATGATTGATGAATGAGGCCTAGTGTGAACCGGTTATACAAACAATCTGTAGTGTGAGCTGGAATGTGCTCACCTTTTATATAGGTCAGTTTTGGTTTCGTACAAACTATTAAACTGATCCTAGTTTCTTTTGATAACGGGAAATAACTTACCAAGTAGCTTTACCAAAACTACTATTTAATTTTTACCTGTTAGGTTAATCATTGTTGGTTATTAATTGCTTATATTTAGGTTAGTAATACAGCATTTAACAGTTAGTCactaatattcactgagcctgaggcagataattattttagtataaacacacaggtgattatttcaaataaataaaaaaatcgtATTCAAAAATAattcatttcaaacttcaaaagcggcatgcaaatgtaataacggcacagcacagacttgtgtcacttatctatgccgactcacataaaatactttttgaaataggtaaaataaatcacaattccaccttacctttgaatagtttcagaccaaactttgtagcatctttagtgcttttaagaacagcattttctttcataatttgtaattcttcctcacttacggtgacgaagtgatCGGCCGCCATTCTGccaagttgctcgaggtgattatcgagaaatagcctgaatttctcgaccaatcagcatatgcaattttctataatcacctccatatttatactaaaaatatTATGAGATATGGGATAACTTTAGAAATACTGTGCTTTTAGTGTGCTGAAATTCTCAGAAGTTCATGTCAACTTCATTTCAGAAATTGCAGATTCCCCAACACCGGTAAACTTAGAAatccacacacacatttttataatATGTAACACCTCATATGTTAGCAAGATAAAGTGACCTACACCTCATACAGATAGCTGATTTTGATATTACTTTAAACATATTATTGTTTTAGAAATGAACTATAGATGTGGATCTGTGCATTTGCATGAAACTCACTGTGGAGCTAAATCTCATACTGAAAGTTCCTATCCCAGTCTAAAACCCTTTCAGTGAGCATCCTAAAGGGTTTGTCTCATTCAAGGAACCCTTAATATATGGTTTCCCCTTCAGACAAAAGAGGTTTCATGTCGAACCCCTTTAGAAAGCTAGAATGCTTGAGGACCCTTTATGGAGGGATGGTTCGAGTAAGCTTGAATGTTTCAGTTCTTTCTGGCAAACGTAGAGCAGATTCCTCTGTGGTGTGCTAGAACCCTGGAAATTCTTACTCATGCTTGTGATGTTAATATCAGTACCACCAAGATCAATCATTCGATTCCTGTGCTAGCCAGAAGATTTGGCCCATTGCACAGTGGGTCATGATGTAAAATATGGATCCATTTCAAGCTCCACTCATGAAGACTTCAGGAATTTTCTTCCCTCCAGCAGTTTCGTAGATGTGCTAAGTCCATAGCATGGCAACAGAAAGGTGTGGGCAGTGGCTTTTTTGAGAGGTTTTATCAGTTTTTCAGGATAAGCAATTTCAGTGTGCGTAGACACAGTTTGAGACTTAATTCCATGACAGATGTGGTTAAATCCTGTGCATAATGGTGCCGTTCCTGTTGGAGATAAGAGCACTGATGGATCAAAAACAGAAGCTTTATTTATTGCTAGTTTACGTCGTGAGTAAACTACAGGAAACAAGCGTTTATCATACATACTCATCATCAAACACCCTACAGATTCACCATGTCACCGTTCACCGTCATCTCTGGGTTGCGTTCTGCAGGACAAAAGTACATCATGGTGTTACAAACATATAATAATGATCtgtttttaaatgtaaaaaattTTTGAACGACATGACATCCTTAGAAGACATTACTTATGAAAACTCCAGTCATGCGTACGCTAAACAGAGAAGGTTGAATTGTGTACATTATTATTTCTATCAAGCATCGTTTTTGTATGATGCTTTTCATAATTTTTTAGTCGGCTATTTGTAaacgagggcggcacagtggtgtagtggttagcgctgtcgcctcacagcaagaaagtcctgggttcgagccccatggccggcgagggcctttctgtgtgaagtttgcatgttctccctgtgtccgcgtgggtttcctccgggtgctccggtttcccccacagtccaaagacatgcaggttaggttaactggtgactctaaattgaccgtaggtgtgaatggttgtctgtgtctatgtgtcagccctgtgatgacctggcgacttgtccagggtgtaccccgcctttcgcccgtagtcagctgggataggctccagcttgcctgtgaccctgtagaaggataaagcggctagagataatgagatgagatttgtaaacGACGTTCTAAATATGTATAAGTCATCCTTTCAGAGATGGGAGTACTTTCTTAGAGTACTCAGAATTTGAAATCTTGCAGCACTTTTAATTTTCTCTTTGGACTCTATTCTGAAAAATGTCCGCATGCAAATAAGATGCACTGCTAAATTAACAGAACTAGCGACACTAGCAACTGTTACACTGCTAGCTCAAAGCAAACAAGACTAGCCACACTAGCAAATGGCTAGCATTGATACCGTAACCTTAGCAGCACAAACAGCGAGGGAACACCAACTGCTAGGTTCAAATAAACACAGTAGGGCCCCATTTTCTGCCTGATGGTGTATGAAAATCACAAAACCTGAATGAAAACTGTACGCAATTTGAAATACTATTTAGTGTATTACTCCAATGTTGGAGAACAGCAGCTTTGGTTAGGATTTCTCTAGTAGCCGTCTCATTTCTTAcatctgtattattattattattattattattattattttattattattattattaaagaataTGCTTTGCTTATGAATGAAGCTAGCTTGAGTTAACAACACTAGGAAAAGTAGTGAAATAAAGTTAGCAAGATTAGCGAACGCTTCTAGATCAAAGTTAACAACACTAGCAACTGGCTAACGCTGCTAAGAACATCACAAAACCTGAATGAAAACTGTACGCAATTTGAAATACTATTTAGTGTATTACTCCAATGTTGGAGAACAGCAGCTTTGGTTAGGATTTCTCTAGTAGCCGTCTCATTTCTTAcgtctgtattattattattattattattattattatctcatctcatctcattatctctagccgctttatccttctacagggtcgcaggcaagctggagcctatcccagctgactacgggcgaaaggcggggtacaccctggacaagtcgccaggtcatcacagggctattattattattattattattattattattattaaagaataGCATTTGCTTCTGAATGAAGCTAGCTTTAGTTAAGAACACTAGCAAAAGTAGCTAAATAAAGTTAGCAAGATTGGCTAATGCTTCTAGAGCAAAGTTAACACCACTAGCAACTGGCTAACGCTGCTAAGAACATCACAAAGCCTTTCTGAAAATCTTAAGTAACCTCAAATACTTTTTAATGTATGACTCCAGTGTTATATAAAACTTAAGACTTTTTAGGGGAAGCCATagtgtaatggttagagaaacagctttgggaccaaaaggttgctggttcgattccctggactagcaggactggcttaagtgcccttgagtaaggcacctaaccgctctggcaagagtggtggtgtaccttgtgtctgattagccaaagaaaaactaacGATGCAGGTTATCAGTTCGGGGATTGAACCCGACCGACCGACTGACCGAAGACTTTTTCCTAAGAACCATCTCATTTCTTACAcctgtgcttttaaaaaaaaaaaaatttatgaatGGAGCGATGCTAACCCTTGCTAGCTTTACTAGCATAACTAGCAAACAGGTAACTTTAGTTTGATAGCTCTGAGTAAATGCAGACAGCTAATAGGCAGCTAATACTGTACTTCCAGCTGAAAGTAAACATGCCTAGCAATGCTGTTAGCTCAAAGTAAATGCACCATCAGGCCTCATTTTCCTCTTGAGGGCGCAAGTAAATGACAAAACCTTTATGAAATCCAGAACTATGCTTTACTTTATCACTCCAGTGTTGGCTCTCCTAAGTCGTTCTCTAACAACTGTCTTGTTATCATACCTTTTCTGTCAGAGTGCAATAACTGAGGAGTGAGTTTAGCATAAAGCAATTTTTTCAGTATGGTTTTCACACAGATATGATAGATGTGGCTCAAAATAGTGTTTTTCTTTTGGCGGACCGCACGTTTTATCATGTAGGAACAGAACATAATGTGTTCAAGGTCTGTCAGTAAAGTTCAATCAGAGGGGCGCCATCAATGACGCTGCTTATTCTTATCGTACAAATGTGTAGAGAAGGACAGAGGCGTGCCTAGCGTGTGACTCCTCCACGGTTTGAACTTTTGATTTGGGTCGAGCTGTAAGTCCTCGGGCAACACAGTGATAGCTGCTGAGATAAGAGTAAAGGACATTTGGTCAGTTGGTCATATGAATGCTGAGAAAGTTACAGACAGGAATGTAGAGCGCTCTTGTTGTGATGCTTACTTCTTTTAGGAACGGTGTCGTCAACATCTCCCGGCTTTACCTGTTCACACATTGACAAACACTTTAAAACCTGACAAAGCAAATCTGGATACAATGGATAAAATGAAATAACGGCTTTGCTTACAACTCGAACCAGGGTGGCGTTCTTGTTCACCGTACTGCTGTTATCCACATCAAACGAGTGCCTGTTAAACACCACAAAAGCATTTATTAGCATAAAtttaataaaaatacattaaCAACATTTACGGCAATATGCTGTCATCATCATGCCACTGTATGACACCTTTCTCAAACTGGTGTCCACATTTTTGGCTGCCCTCTAGTGGCTAAAatgatcatttttattttaaaccCAAACACTTTTTGAAATCCTGAGATCTTCTACTGCTCCCCTGCAGACTGACACCAAAACCTCAAACTTTAGCCTTTTTAAAAGTCCCCTTATTTACAGTCaacgccacaattattggcacctttcgTAGGAAAATGTGTGAGTGCAGCTCTGTGGGAATTCTGAATTACAGTTAATCTTTTATGGTCCTGTAATAATGATAGCAAGATATTTTGAATATAGTCACATTTATCTCATTTCCTATTACAGGAATACAATAACCTAACTCTAAGCTTATTAAACCCATTTCTAGACTTTTTTTTTACTCATATCAagctttatattattattattattattattattattattattattattattattattgttattattattattatttttattttattttattggcagctaagtttgcttctttctggACATAAGTGCTTAATTCTAACAAAATGATCTACCAATAGAACAATGCTAGTTCAAgctgaaaatgaataaaaatgtccagaaatagatttaataatcttatatttggtttattCTAATCTTATACCTAATCTCCCCCCTTTTCAGAAAAtatgatatacagtgtcttgcaaaagtattcatcccccttggtgtttgtcctgttttgtcgcatgacaagctggaattaaaatggatttttagggcgtgggtaccatttgatttacacaacatgcctacaactttaaaggtgcaatttgttttttatttttttattgtgacacaaataaaaaaaaacagaaatctggagtgtgcataggtatttatcCCCcacagtcaatactttgtagagccaccttttgctgcaattacagctgcaagtctcttggggtatgtctctgttagcttagcacatctagccactgagatttttgcccattcctcaaggcaaaactgctccaactccttcaagttagatgggttgcgttggtgtacagaaagcttcaagttatgccacatattctcaattggattgaggtctgggctttgattaggccattccaagacatttaaatgtttccctttaaaccactccagtagctttagcagtatgttgagggtcattatcctgctggaatgtgaaccttcgtcccaatctcaaacctctggccgactcaaacaggttttcctccagaattgccctgtatttagtgccatccatctttccttcagtcctgaccagctttcctgtccctgcagatgaacaatatccccacagcatgatgctgccaccaccatgcttcactgtaggaatggtgttcacaGGGTGTTGGGAAGTATTGGGTTTGAactacacatggcatttctcatgatggccaaaaagttcaattttagtctcatttgaccagagaatcttccatgtgtttggggagtctgaaacatgctgttgggcaaactccaaacgtgttttttttttctttaagcaatggcttttttctggccactcttccataaagcctcactCTGCGGATTGTACAgcctaaagtggtcctatggacagatactcccatctccgctgtggatctttgcagctcctttagcattatcgttggtgtctttgttgcatctctgattaatgccctccttgcctggtctgtgagttttggtgggctgccttctcttgtcaggtttgtagcggtgccatattctttccattttgctataatggatttaatggtgctccgtgggatattcaaagcttgggatattttttataacccaaccctccctgatctatacttctacacaactttgtctctgacctgtttggaggctccttggttttcatgttgcttgcttagtagtgttggagagtccgggtccttccagaacaggttgatttatacagacatcatgtgacactttgattgcacacaggtggattttaatcaactaattatgtgacttatgaagtgaattggttggacagctcttatttaggggtttcatacgaaagggggagaatacttatgcacactctagatttctgttttttcatcttaattattgtttgtgtcacaattaaaaaagaaaaaaaatcacctttaaagtcgtaggtatgttgtgtaaatcaaatggtgctaaccctccaaaaatccattttaattccagcttgtaatgcgacaaaacagggcaaacaccaagggggatgaatacttttgcaagacactgtacatctcAATATGTAGTGCATGAtataatacaaaaacaatgaactaCTAACAATTCACTACATATCGATTCCCTCTTGATCTGATCTGT belongs to Neoarius graeffei isolate fNeoGra1 chromosome 11, fNeoGra1.pri, whole genome shotgun sequence and includes:
- the si:ch73-204p21.2 gene encoding uncharacterized protein si:ch73-204p21.2 isoform X3 — encoded protein: MAPIYIDLPTESLPTLALLSLIFLFVLAITFLALCTSCKRHSFDVDNSSTVNKNATLVRVVKPGDVDDTVPKRTAITVLPEDLQLDPNQKFKPWRSHTLERNPEMTVNGDMVNL
- the si:ch73-204p21.2 gene encoding uncharacterized protein si:ch73-204p21.2 isoform X4; this translates as MAPIYIDLPTESLPTLALLSLIFLFVLAITFLALCTSCKRHSFDVDNSSTVNKNATLVRVVKPGDVDDTVPKRTITVLPEDLQLDPNQKFKPWRSHTLERNPEMTVNGDMVNL
- the si:ch73-204p21.2 gene encoding uncharacterized protein si:ch73-204p21.2 isoform X1; amino-acid sequence: MAPIYIDLPTESLPTLALLSLIFLFVLAITFLALCTSCKRHSFDVDNSSTVNKNATLVRVVKPGDVDDTVPKRTAITVLPEDLQLDPNQKFKPWRSHTLGTPLSFSTHLTQPRDDGER
- the si:ch73-204p21.2 gene encoding uncharacterized protein si:ch73-204p21.2 isoform X2, yielding MAPIYIDLPTESLPTLALLSLIFLFVLAITFLALCTSCKRHSFDVDNSSTVNKNATLVRVVKPGDVDDTVPKRTITVLPEDLQLDPNQKFKPWRSHTLGTPLSFSTHLTQPRDDGER